The DNA region GGTGGTGACCACAACGGTGTCCTGGTGTTCCCCCCATGATGCCAtccccatgtccatgtcccAGGGGTGCCCTCAGAGTTCCTGGTGCAGACAGCCAatgcaggggcaggagcactGGCTGTCACCATTGATGGCCCCTCCAAAGTGGAGCTGGACTGTACTGAGGTCCCCGAGGGCCACCGCGTCACCTACACCCCGATGGCTCCTGGCAACTACCTCATCTCCATCAAATATGGGGGCCCCCACCACATCGTGGGGAGCCCCTTCAAGGCCAAGGTCACCGGTATGAACaagggggacatggggatgggaagggacacGGGTATTGcgagggacatggggacagagaGGAACACAGAACTAGCGGGGACACGGGAACtgagggggacatggggacaccggggccACATCATGGGCAGCCTCTTCAAGGCCAAGGTCACTGGTACAGACGGGGTGGGGGCAGACATAGGGATGGGGGGTATGGATAAAGCAGACTGAGGGGGGAGAGCATGGGGGTCCCCTGTGTGGGGTGATGAGGGGTCAATGATGGGCATGATGGAGGGTTGCAGGAGGGCCATCCTGCAGGACCCCCAGGGTGACATGAGTGGGGGGCCTCCTGGGGGTGACGTGGTGTAGGAGCCCCAGGATGACATgatgggggtcccagggggagGGGGGTTGTCCCCGAAAGATGTCCCCCCGGCACGGTGTGAGGGGGGTGTCCCACGGTGGGGGCTGACCGTGTCCCCCGGTACTCCCCAGGCCCACGGCTGTCGGGCGGGCACAGTCTGCACGAGACCTCGACAGTGCTGGTGGAGCCGGTGGTGAGGGCGGGCTCGCGGGGCCCCCCCGCCTTTGGAGGGGTCACCAAGGCCCCATCGGACGCTGGGCAGGTGGTGGCCCGGGGGCCAGGGCTGGCAACCGCCCGCCTGGGCCACAAGAACCACTTCACCGTGGACTGCAGCAAGGCCGGTGAGGGcgctgggggtcctggggtggcTGGGAAGGGGCATGGGGTTGGAAGGGCAGATGGGGGCTCAGCACGGCGGTCGAGGGGCTCCTAGGGGAGTCCTGTGAGGACTTGGAGGAGAGGTGGTGTGTCTGTGGGGTGCTCAGGGAATTCTGGGGAGTCGTGAGAAAAGATGGGATAGGCTAAAGGGGGgcctgggggtcctgggaggggatggggtgggTGAGTGGGGCAGTCTGGTGGAGGGTCCAGGATACAGGGGGGGGTTCGGGGTGGCCCCGGGGTCTCATGCTCATGGTTCACCTTGCCCACGTCCCCCCAGGCACAAACATGCTGCTGGTGGGGGTGCACGGTCCCAAGGCCCCGTGCGAGGAGGTGCACGTGAAGCACGAGGGGAACCGCGTGTACACGGTGACCTACAGCGTGCGGGAGCGCGGCGAGTACGTGCTGCTGCTGCGCTGGGGCGACCGCGACGTCCCGGGGAGCCCCTTCCGTGTCACCGCGGCCTGAGACCCCCGGAGCCGGGGGTCGGGGCCTGGCAATAAAGCACTGGGAGAGGAACGGCGTCCGAGTGGTGactggggacactcagggtggggctgggagcgggccaggggctgggggcactcTGGGGAAGGACTCCAGGTCTAGGGGTGTCCTGAGCAAGACACCACCATTCTGGGGTGTGCGGAACagcacagaagggtttgggggtggccctgggggtcTGGGGCAGGATGGTGGGGCCCGGGGCGGGTCCAGAGCAGGACATCCTGGTCCTGGGGAATGGGGGGATTCTCGGAGCTGCAGGATGGGATAATGAGGCCCCGGTGTGAGATGGTGGGGTCTGGAACAGAACACTGGAGGTGGCCTGGGAGGGTCTGGAGCAGAATGCCCGAGTCCTGAGGGGGTCCAAGGGGATTCCATGGCAGAGCAGcccggggggctcagggggtccAAGGGGGTCCCATGGCAGAGCAGcccggggggctcagggggtccAAGGGGGTCCCATGGCAGAGCAGcccggggggctcagggggtccAAGGGGGTCCCATGGCAGAGCAGcccggggggctcagggggtccAAGGGGGTCCCATGGCAGAGCAGcccggggggctcagggggtccAAGGGGGTCCCATGGCAGAGCAGcccggggggctcagggggtccCGGCCAGCGTGCTCCGGACTGCCTGCGGCGCCCGTGCTGTCCGGTAGGGGGCGCTGTGCAAAGCAGCGCCCCGCGTCCCCTCAAGGACACGCCGCTCTGCGCATGCGCGCTtcgcggggcggggccggcaggagggggtggggcGATGACACTAGGAGGGGCGTGGCCGGCGAGGGCGCGGGTCCGCCCACGGCGGTGGGCGGGGCCTGACCGCGTTGCCGGgcagcggcgggcggggcgctCCGCGAGCGGCGGCGGAAGCCGGAAGCGGCGGCGGGTCCCGGTCGGTCCCGGCGGGTCCCGGTCGGTCCCGGCCGCTCCCGGCGGCGCACCCCCACCCCGCCGGCTCCCTGCAGCGGCTTTCCCAGCGTCCCTATCCCGGCGGATTCCGTGCCCGGCGGGCCCTGGGCATGGCGGGCCGCGGGAAGCTGATCGCGGTGATGGGCGACGAGGACACGGTGACCGGGTTTCTGCTGGGCGGCATCGGGGAGCTGGACAAGCACCGGCGGCCCAACTTCCTGGTGGTGGAGAAGGAAACAAGCCTGGCGGAGATCGAGGAGACGTTCCGGTGTGTGTGGGGGGAAGGCGGCCTGAGCGGGGCCTGGAGGGGTCGGTAGGGTTCGGGGGTGCCCGAGGGCTCCCTGTGGTGGCCTTGTGAGTCCCCAGTGGGCTCTGAGGGGGATCCGGGCAGGGTCTGGGGGGGTCACAGAGTTcctggaggggagggagaggccGGCACGAGTCTCGGGTCAGGGTGCCGGGAGTGTCCAGGGGATCGGGGGCCCGAGGAGCGTGTCCCCCGCGCTGGAGCGCCCGCGGTGGGCGCTCTGTGCCCCTCACGCTCCCTTTTTCCCGTTGGCAGGGGTTTCCTGGCGCGGGAGGACGTGGGCATGATCCTGATCTCGCAGGCGCTGGCGGAGCAGATCCGGCCGGCGGTCGCAGCCCATGCCCGGGCGCTGCCCGCGGTGCTCGAGATCCCCTCCAAGGACCACCCTTACGACCCGGCCCGGGACTCGGTGCTGCGCCGCGCCCGCGGGCTCTTCGCGCCGGATGAGCTGCGATaaagccccccaggaccccccagcccctccccacactccccaaatccccccagatcCCACTCCAAGCTCCCCCAGACAGTTCCCTGACACCCCCCGTGTACGCAAAccccctggcagccccaaaCTGTCCCCTGCCCGTGGCATCTGCGCACCCAGCCACGGGTGACAGGCGCTTCCAGACAGTCCCCGGTGCcttcccagcacccccagacaGTCCTCCACCACTCTCCCAAATTCTTCTTCTGGTAGTCCTCCCTGGTACCCCAAAACAGCCCGTGGCACCCACGGGGTCACAAGCCAGGCCTGGGGGTCTCCACCCCAGTGAAACCCACCCAGGGGCCATTGTGCCCCATGCCTGGGGGTCCCCACCCAAAGAAgtccccagcccatcccagggtgctgctggggggtccctggggttCCCAGGATGTCCTTTGGGTGCTGGGGGGCTGTGGTTGCCCCGTGGGTCTGAGGGTGACACGGGGAACCTGGCGTGTCTCTGAGGGTGCCTGGGGCTGCCGCAGGGGCCCTGAGGGTGACCCGTGACTGTGTCTCAGGCATGTCCCGTGATGGGGAAGTGCCACCACTGTATCCTGCTGAATCCTGCCAAGTCCTGCCTGTAGGCAGGGAGGGACACTATGTGGGGGGAAAGGAGCACCCCAAGGACACTGGGAGTTGTCACTGTGACCTTGTCACCATtctgccagctcctccccagcctcctcagccccagcagaaCCTGGTGGGAAGGTTATTTATTGTCCTCCCCCAATGCCCAAGTGTCATTTGTGTCCCCGTGTGTCTCCCTGACAGTGTCCCCAACATGTGCTGACACCACTCATTGTCTGCTCTGGTCTGCtctgtggggtgctgtgggcaATGGGACATTGCGGGGACAGAAAtgggggggatgtggggacGTGGCACAGGGACATGCAGTGGGGCATGGGGACAGAGATGTGGAGGGCTCAGAGCACAGGAGcaccctgagaccccccccatAACCCCCACCCTcggggggacagcaggggtgAGCCCCTCATGCCCCACAGGGCCTGAGGGGCGTTGGTCTGAGGGCCTGGGGGCCCCGTCCACCCAGCCCTTTCCCCATGTTTGTGTTGCCaccctccatgtccccatggcCCCCCCACCTCCTCAGCAGCGCttgctgtgcccctgcagaCACGGGTGACATCTGGAGGGGGGTTGAGGGGGAACCCACATCTCTGCAGGCCTGACTGGTGGCCATGCTGGGGACATGCAGTGGGCAGGGGTGGGCACGGGTGGACACGGACACAGTTGTGACAGGTCTTGACAGTTGTCCAGAATCCCAGAGCAATGTGAGTGGGAAGGGCCCTCTGGTGGTGATCCAGCTCAactcctgcccaggcagggtcacctggagcaggtgacacttGTCCAGGTGGGTTAGGATGTGTCCATGGAGGGACACTCTGCaccctcctgggcagctgtcccagggctTGGCCTTTCCATGATGCAGGGTAGTTGTGCTTCATGGTGAGCTCAGGGCCTGACTCCTCGTCCCGCCCCGGGACCCGGCACCGTCCGCATAACCTGGGGACGTCTGGGGTTGGTGGGATCCCCCTTCAGATATTTATATGGATTGGTGCAGTCCCCTCAGGTGAGGAATTAGTGTGGACATGTGAGCAGCAGTCCAAAGCTCCACGTGGACTCAGGAACCCTGGCAGCCCATCAGGCACAGAGGGAGACattgccaggagcagggggagatCCAAATGGCTCCTGGCAGCGCAGGTGACCCAGAGCGTGGTGACTGGACCAGGCAAATGGCacatggagcagcaggacatggcATGGCAGCTCAAGCAGCAGGATTTGTAGGAGGGCATAGCCACCCTCCTGACTCTTGAGGTGAGCTCCCCTCAGGTGGGTATTGGTTTTTTCACTTGCCCAACTTGATTAGACCCAGCAGTAGTTCACACACCGACAAAAGCCATTGCTGGCGGGAGCGGGGAGAAGCGGACAGAGCTCCCCAAGAAACACCAGGCTGCAGGGAGTGTGTGAGCCTACTGTtactgctggaggacagtggaAACAGCACTGCATGTGGTGTGAACAGGTGGAGATCTGTTACAGAGGAGGTGGGGAGGTTGAGGATTATCAAGGAGTACCAAGGAGAAGCAGACTGGTGGAGTTgcacccttccgtccaggagaGAAATGCAGTGCATGAAAGCTCAGCAAGAGTCAGAGTAGCCCCTGACCCTCTTCCTATCAGGCAGGAGGAGACCTAAAAGCTGGGGAATGGAAACAGGTCCCTGCTTAGGGAGGTAGCAGAATCCCCTCCTGGCTTCCCTCGCCTTCCCAGGTGCCCTTACAGAGCCAATATGAGGTCCTGGATTTTGAGGGTCAGACAGTTGAGAGTGGAGAAGAAAGTCTACTTGGTGGGTCTCCCAGATCAGTGCAGTCAGTGAGACAGATCACAACTACAGTTATTAAGGAAATAGAAAGAAAGGTAGTTGTAGTGTGTGATTCACTTCTGAGGGGGGCTGAGGACCCTGTATGCCAACCAGACCCATCCCATAGGGAAGTCTGCTGCCTTCCTGAGGCCCAGGCAGGGGACATTGCTGAGATACTCCCTGCACTAATTCAGCcccaccagctgctgcccacTGCTCATTGGCCTGATGAGAAAAGTACCAGGGTAACAAAAAAGGACTTAAGGCACTGGGTTGCCTGGTTGAAGGGACAAGAGCACAAGGTACAAGAGGTGGTGGTCTTGGTTCCTTTGGTAGGAGGGATGAGTGCCAAAATGAACAGGAAAACCCATGGGATCAAAAAGTAGCTTAAAGACTGGTGCCATTggtggaattttgggttttttgaacATGAGGTAGTTTGTATAGCACCAGGCTGGAGATAGATGGGGTTCACCTCTAGAAGAGGCAAAAAGGTTCCAACCTGTGATTTGGCAGGGCTGattgagagggctttaaactaggtTTGAAGGGAGAGGGGGATGACAGCACACTCACTAGAGATGAAGCTGGGGGCAGCAGGCCAGTGCTGGGGAGAAATCGATAGCACAGCTACAGTGCATCTACACCACTGCAGCAGTGTGGGCaacacaggaggagctggaggccaTGGTGCAGTGGCAAAGCTCTGATGTAGTTGCTGTCATGGAACTGTGAGGAGATGACTCCATGACTGGAATGCTGCAATGGATGGCTCCAAGCTCTTCAGAAAGGACAGGCGAGGCAGGAGAGGTGGTGTGATGACTCTACATTAGGGAGGGTTTTGGCTGTCTGGAGCTTAGTGGCAGTGATGAAAAGGTCAACTGGTTATGGGTCAGAATCAAGGGGAAGGCTGGCAAGGCAGATATCCTGGTAGGGGTCTGTTCTAGACCACCCAACCAGGATGAAGAGGCAGATGAATTATTCTATAAAGTGCTGGCTGATGTTTCGTGGTTACCAGCTCTTGTTCTTGTGGGAATCTTTAACCTGCTTGATGTCTGCTGGAAGGAACACAGTGGAGAGGAGACAGTCTGAGAGACAGTCTGAGACAGTTCCACATTCCTGGAATGTGTGGAAGAGAACTTCTGACTCAGCAGCCAAGCAGCCCACCAAGGGTGGGGCCCCACTGGGCCTGCTGTTTGCAGACTGAGAGGGGCTGCTGGAAGATGTGGTGGTTGGAGCCATCTTGGGCACAGTGACCATGAAATGAAGGAGTTTTCAATTCTGGGTGAAGTAACAAGGCGCATCAACAAAACCTCTACACTGGACTGTCAGAGGGTGAATTTCAGCCAGTTTGGAACACTGATTTGGACAGTcccttgggaagcagcccttaaaaacaaagggtCCCAGGAAGGCTGGGCATACATCAAGAAGGAAACCTTTaaggtgcaggagcagcctgtccctgtgtgcctAAAAAGAGCTGGTGGGGAAgaagtgattgtccccctgAACTTGGCtttggtgaggccacacctcaagtcctgtgtccagttcttaGCCCCTCTGTtcaagaaggacatggaggggctggagtgtgtccagagaaggcaACATAGCTGGGAAGGGTCTAGAGGGTGAAtcctatgaggagcagcagagggagctggagatgttcagcctggagaaaaggaggctcagggggaacctTCTCACTCTCCAGAACTCCCTGACAggacagcagagccaggggagGCTCGGCCTCCCAGGAAATaaaggacaggacaagagggagcGGCCTCAAGTTATGCCAGAAGAGGTTCAGGTTTGATttcaagaaaaatttcttcatggaaaggtgGTCAGGcatgggaaggggctgcccCATGGAGTCccagtccctggaggtgtccaaggaacaaCTGAACGTAGCACTCAGTGGTctggtctggttgacaaggtggaGACCaggcatgggttggactcagtgGTCTGGGAGGGCTTCTCCAGTGTAattgattctgtggttctgcatgattctgtgatttgagatatttatatgGATTGATGGAATCCACTCTCAGCCTTCTCCAGACTGATCAGGCCAAGCTCTGCCGTCTCTCCTCATCAATCCTCATGATTAGACCCTgaatcatctttgtggcctccttgaccctctccagcagctccttgtctTTCCTGAGTTGTGGAGCCCAGAACAGCCTCACGTGGGCAGcgcagaggggcaggatcacccctctgccctgctggccacacactgtccaacacccCTGTGATGTCCCACCCAAAGGGGAAGGGAGAACCTGGGATCACAGATGTGCAGGAAGAATTTAATATCTTTGTGAGTGCCCCCTCAGCAGGTTTGCAGGTGACACCATGCTGAGTGGGGCAGGTTGCCccctgagggacctggacaggccCAAGTGGTGGCCTGTGGGAACCTCATGAGGTTTGACAAGACCAAGTGCAGATGCTGCACCTGGGGCAACCTTCAGAATCCATTCCAGGTTTGGAATGAGCAGATGGGGGagccctgggagaaggacttgggggtacTGGTGGATGAGGGGCTAGACATGACCCAGCCCAAAACCCTCCTGTCCTGGGCTCATCCAAtagcatgggcagcaggggatTCTCTTGGATTGTGCTGTGTGAGGGAGATCAGGCATGCTGACCCCCTTCCATCCAGAGAGCAGCAACTGTATTTTCCCCTATAATTTCATACTGTTATCTTTTTACCCTCAGCCATCCTCCCACAAAATACTTCAAGAAatgatggagaaaaaatataaacttttatttctcaAGGTATTTAATCAAAGTCAGATGCCTTTCTGAAATGAATGCAAATACACATATGTAAAAGGTGAATGTAGGTGAATTAGCAGAGCACTGCTGTTTTGCAGTAAGGATCGCCACATCTAAAATGTTCATTCAGGGTGGGAAGAAGGGttgacaggctgagagagttatggctggtcagcctggagaacagaaggtTCCAGGGAGACTTTGTTGCCccttccagtacttaaagggggctTAGAAAAAGGCTGGAGGGGTACCTTGGACAAGAGCGTGTAGTGATAGGACACAAGAaaaatggccttaagctgaaggTGGGCAGATTTAGATTAGGTGTTAGGAAGGAATTTCTGACTGTGAGGGcaggcaggccctggcacagggtgctcagagcagctgtggctgcccctggatccctggcagtgcccaaggccaggctggacagggcttggagcaacctgggagagtggaaggtgtccctgcccatggcagggctggcactgggtggtcATTAAAGTCCCTTCCACCCAGACCATTCCACGTCTCTATGACTCTGTGTTGCCCCTCCCTGCCATGCCCAGCACTCAGAACTGTTCCCTCTgtgacagcagccctggctggggcacTGTGAGCACCACAAaggctgtgggtgctgtggcGGTAGCCGTGCTATAGGTGACACCTCGGTTCTGGCTCTGCCACCTGTGCTGGCACCAATGGCTCTTCTGTGGCTGCTCgtcctgctggccctggccaGGCCTGTGTGGGGCAGCTGGGACACCTGCAGGTCAGTGGTCCCAGGCTctgggagggagctggaggaacACTTGGGGACTTCCCTGGCAGAACTGTGGGGAAAGATGCCCTTCGAGGTtctctggccctgctgctgctcaggaccAGCTGGGACTTTCAGCCTgagtggcagcagagcagcggcaGCCACCgagcagggcagtgatggcTCTGTGCTTCCAGAGGGACCTGCGGGCTCCGGCCCTTGGCCTCTgaccacagctctgcagttctCGACTACGACTCCATGACTTCTGCTGCTGACATGTCCCGTGTTGTGGGTGGCACCGGTGTCCAGCCAGGGGCCTGGCCCGGCATCGTCAGCATCCAGGCCACCTGGGAGAACGGCACGTGGCACATGTGCTCGGGTGTCCTCCTCAGCTCCCAGTGGGTGCTCACGGTCGCACACTGCTTCGCCAGGGCCGGGTAAGaaacagcagggacagaaatgTCCCTAGAGCATGGACAGAAATGTCCCTAGAGCATGGACAGGTGCCCAGCTCACAGCACCACGTGCCACTTCCCTGTCCGCCTTGGGAAGCAGAAGGCCGGGAaatgctgggctgctgcagcctgtggctctgctccctgtcacCCCTCTGTCCATCTGCTCCCCAGGGGCATCTCCATGTGGAAGGTGGTGATGGGGGCCTCAGATCTGACTCAGATGGGCCCTGAGGCTGAGGTGAGACACATCCAGAGGCTCCTGGTGCACCAGCACTACGTGGCTGCCACGGCCAGGAACGACATcgccctgctggagctggaccAGCCCGTGGAGTGCAGCGACTACATCCAGCTGGGCTGCGTGCCCGACGCCTCGCTCAGGGTGTCGGAGCTGAAATCCTGCTACATCGCCGGCTGGAACTTTGCCAGAGGTGAGCTCCCCAACAGGATGTGTGCTCCGAGGGTGAGCTGGGCACCCCGGGGACATGGACTgggcacagacagggacacggactgggcacagacagggacacggactgggcacagacagggacacagactgggcacagacagggacatggactgggcacagacagggacatggactgggcacagacagggacacgAACTGggcaccctggggacacggACTGGCCACAGACAGGGTTCGGCTGCAGGATGTCAGTGGGGCCGgtcttggagcagcctggctgggggaAGGAGTCCCTGCCAAGATGGGGCATGAATGGGATGAGCTGTAAGGTCCCTGCTCCCCCAGACAAttcctgctggccctgtgaAGCCTCGGGAGAGATGGGTCTGGCCCCTTCCCCAGGCcaacagcagggacacagctggacagCATCGCTCcgtggggaaggggcagggacaggCCCGGGAAGGGCTGAGCCccaggcaggggaagggatgggTACTGAGCTTCTGGGGGCTCATTCCCCTCTGTGCCCACAGCTCAAGGAACAGGCATGGTGCTGCAGGAGTCCAAGGTCCACCTCATGGACACGGAGCTCTGCAACAGCAGCCCATGGTATGCAGGGGCTGTTCATGCTGACAACCTGTGTGCTGGGTACCCACAGGGTGGTATTGACACCTGCCAGGTAGGAGTGTATGATGAGTCCCTCAGCTCTCGACAGCACAGGGACCCCCTCATCccccacacacagcccagcctgtcccctgtccacccctcccttccccaaagCAGCCCCCCACAGTCCCTGAGCCatctctcctggcacagggggaCAGCGGGAGTCCCCTCGTCTGCAAGGACAATGAAGCTGACTACTACTGGCTTGTGGGATTGAACAGCTGGGGAAGAGGCTGTGACAGAGCCAGGCACCCTGGGATCTACACCTCCACTCAGCACTTCTACAACTGGATCCTGCTCCAGACGGGCCTGAGCCCAGCAGAAAGAGCTGGTCCAGCACCAGAGCCAGTCATCACCTCGGCCCCTGAGGAGGAGCCTGAGGAACATATCAGCTTGAACCCTGAGTACAGCCAGAGACCAGCAGTGACATCCTCAGGCACGTCACTGTCCATGGCATTCCCCCACCAGATCCTGATGCAATTCCGGAAtctgctgcaggaattcctACAGTTTCAGAAGGACAAAACAGCCTGAGCAGCAGCGGGATGAGCAGGATCCAGGGCTACAG from Vidua chalybeata isolate OUT-0048 chromosome 5, bVidCha1 merged haplotype, whole genome shotgun sequence includes:
- the ATP6V1F gene encoding V-type proton ATPase subunit F is translated as MAGRGKLIAVMGDEDTVTGFLLGGIGELDKHRRPNFLVVEKETSLAEIEETFRGFLAREDVGMILISQALAEQIRPAVAAHARALPAVLEIPSKDHPYDPARDSVLRRARGLFAPDELR
- the LOC128788927 gene encoding acrosin-like — its product is MALLWLLVLLALARPVWGSWDTCRGTCGLRPLASDHSSAVLDYDSMTSAADMSRVVGGTGVQPGAWPGIVSIQATWENGTWHMCSGVLLSSQWVLTVAHCFARAGGISMWKVVMGASDLTQMGPEAEVRHIQRLLVHQHYVAATARNDIALLELDQPVECSDYIQLGCVPDASLRVSELKSCYIAGWNFARAQGTGMVLQESKVHLMDTELCNSSPWYAGAVHADNLCAGYPQGGIDTCQGDSGSPLVCKDNEADYYWLVGLNSWGRGCDRARHPGIYTSTQHFYNWILLQTGLSPAERAGPAPEPVITSAPEEEPEEHISLNPEYSQRPAVTSSGTSLSMAFPHQILMQFRNLLQEFLQFQKDKTA